The following are encoded together in the Bradyrhizobium sp. CCGUVB1N3 genome:
- a CDS encoding IS3 family transposase (programmed frameshift), with amino-acid sequence MTSKTTNKFSPEVRARAVRMVLDHASEHPSRWAAVTSIAAKIGCTPQTLHDWVKRDEVDSGHRAGVPTDMAEKLKALERENRELRQANEILRKASAYFCDGGARPPVQAMIAFIDDHRGAHGVEPICKVLPIAPSTYHAHVARRRDPARLSARARQDATLKIEVRRVFDENFRVYGVRKVWRQLEREGFDVARCTVARLMRDMGLQGVIRGKPVKTTISDKAAPCPLDHVNRQFRAPRPNVLWLSDFTYVATWTGFVYVAFVIDAYARRIVGWRVSRTAHAGFVLDALEQALHDRRPVHRGGLVHHSDRGSQYVSIKYTERLAEAGIEPSVGSVGDSYDNALAETINGLYKAEVIHRRGPWRSFESVEFATLEWVDWFNNRRLLEPIGNIPPAEAEQRYYAMLEQPAMAA; translated from the exons ATGACAAGCAAGACGACGAACAAGTTTTCACCCGAGGTCCGGGCTCGTGCGGTTCGGATGGTTCTGGATCATGCGAGCGAGCACCCGTCGCGGTGGGCGGCCGTGACCTCGATTGCGGCCAAGATCGGCTGCACACCGCAGACGCTGCACGACTGGGTCAAGAGGGACGAAGTCGATAGCGGACACCGGGCCGGCGTTCCGACCGACATGGCCGAGAAGCTGAAGGCGCTGGAGCGGGAGAACCGTGAGCTTCGGCAGGCGAATGAGATCCTGCGCAAGGCGAGCGCGTATT TTTGCGATGGCGGAGCTCGACCGCCGGTCCAAGCCATGATCGCCTTCATCGACGATCATCGTGGGGCGCATGGGGTCGAGCCGATCTGCAAGGTCTTGCCGATCGCCCCTTCGACCTACCACGCCCATGTGGCCAGGCGGCGCGATCCTGCCAGGCTGTCGGCGCGCGCCAGGCAGGACGCTACCCTGAAGATCGAGGTTCGGCGGGTGTTCGATGAGAACTTCCGGGTCTATGGCGTGCGCAAGGTCTGGCGGCAGCTCGAGCGGGAAGGCTTCGATGTTGCCCGCTGCACGGTGGCGCGACTGATGCGGGACATGGGTTTGCAAGGAGTCATCCGCGGCAAACCCGTCAAGACCACGATCAGCGACAAGGCCGCGCCATGCCCGCTGGATCACGTCAACCGCCAGTTCAGGGCGCCAAGGCCGAACGTTCTTTGGCTCTCCGACTTCACCTATGTCGCGACCTGGACCGGCTTCGTCTACGTCGCCTTCGTCATCGATGCCTACGCCCGCAGGATCGTGGGGTGGCGGGTCTCGCGCACGGCGCATGCGGGCTTCGTGCTCGATGCGCTGGAACAGGCCCTGCACGATCGCCGGCCGGTCCATCGCGGCGGGCTCGTGCACCACAGCGACAGGGGCAGCCAATACGTCTCGATCAAATACACCGAGCGTCTGGCTGAAGCTGGTATCGAACCTTCTGTCGGCAGCGTCGGGGACTCCTATGACAACGCTCTCGCCGAAACCATCAACGGCCTCTACAAGGCCGAGGTGATCCATCGGCGCGGGCCATGGCGCAGCTTCGAGTCCGTCGAGTTCGCGACGCTGGAATGGGTGGACTGGTTCAACAACCGAAGGCTCCTCGAGCCCATCGGCAACATCCCGCCGGCCGAAGCCGAGCAACGCTACTACGCCATGCTGGAACAACCCGCCATGGCGGCATAA
- a CDS encoding IS110 family transposase, whose amino-acid sequence MNYFAGLDVSLKRTAICIVDQDGNIVREGVTDTEPEALISWLRNTRFALQRVGLEAGQCSSWLHKGLSEGGLPVICVETRHAKSVMQAQTIKTDRNDARALAQMMRTGWFKAVHIKSEDSQKLRALMGSRRCLLDKQRDLNNHIRAALRTFGFKVGLIGQSRFEERVRELIVADGDLQALVVPLLEARRMLGEQARVLTRLIGRLVRNDAICRRFMTVPGVGPLTALAFKTTIDNPGRFRKSRHVGVHLGLTPGKYASGEVDYNGRITRCGDAFAREHLFEAAHSLMVNTRRWCSLKAWGIRIAKRSSMKNALVAVARKISVILHRMWCDGSDFRWERSEATAAA is encoded by the coding sequence ATGAATTACTTCGCTGGACTCGACGTCTCTCTCAAGCGCACCGCGATCTGCATCGTTGATCAAGATGGAAATATCGTCCGGGAAGGAGTGACGGATACCGAGCCCGAGGCGCTAATTTCCTGGCTGAGAAATACCCGCTTCGCTTTGCAGCGCGTTGGGCTGGAAGCCGGTCAATGTTCTTCCTGGCTGCACAAGGGTCTTTCGGAAGGCGGATTGCCGGTCATTTGTGTTGAGACCCGGCACGCAAAGAGCGTGATGCAAGCTCAAACTATCAAGACGGACCGCAACGATGCTCGCGCGCTCGCGCAAATGATGCGAACAGGATGGTTTAAGGCGGTTCACATCAAATCAGAAGACAGCCAAAAGCTACGAGCATTGATGGGCAGTCGTCGGTGCCTGCTCGACAAGCAACGCGACCTCAACAATCATATTCGGGCGGCACTTCGAACCTTCGGGTTCAAAGTGGGCCTTATCGGCCAAAGCCGCTTTGAAGAACGTGTACGCGAGCTGATCGTGGCTGACGGAGATTTACAGGCTCTCGTCGTTCCATTGCTCGAGGCCCGACGCATGCTCGGCGAGCAGGCACGCGTGTTGACGCGCCTGATTGGGCGCCTGGTTCGGAACGATGCTATTTGCCGCCGGTTCATGACGGTTCCTGGCGTTGGCCCCCTGACAGCTTTGGCATTCAAGACGACCATCGACAACCCAGGCCGCTTCCGTAAATCACGGCATGTTGGCGTCCATCTTGGACTGACCCCAGGCAAATACGCATCCGGAGAGGTCGATTACAACGGGCGCATCACCCGATGCGGCGATGCCTTCGCTCGAGAGCATCTCTTTGAAGCCGCGCACTCATTGATGGTCAACACCAGACGTTGGTGCTCGCTAAAGGCATGGGGAATCCGCATCGCCAAGCGCAGCTCCATGAAAAATGCGCTGGTCGCGGTGGCTCGCAAGATATCCGTCATCCTGCACCGTATGTGGTGCGACGGCAGCGACTTCCGGTGGGAGAGATCGGAGGCCACAGCGGCAGCCTGA
- a CDS encoding radical SAM family RiPP maturation amino acid epimerase — protein MRPFAAERYRQIFDRRIPEQLRTLSHIKRFMERLVGDLGFRRELSENINAPRFVSDRYGIEVDPMEMLPLWRGTHLKYRFKPECASWPLAVMWDEYIREMLHHRDLLRDEGEMSRVNPRFHAWRERQIRRCNEELGGSAMSVTHPVIAFELSEGCSIGCWFCGLSAGRFKGYYEYSEEHAELWRGVVGVASEMFGSAARTGFCYWATDPMDNPQYDRFLFDYYQITGALPQTTTAAPLKDQALTRRVLELFRRYRTVTNRFSVLSTTHLNQIHAAFSPEELMGVELILQGKEALTAKAFAGRARERKEKLRDANKDDAIGVPERNHTTIACVSGFLVNMLRGRVQLVTPVPGSSRWPLGYRVVAEHFFRTANEFHDGLQRIIDQHMFACLPPDLPIRFRRDLHYEAGIPHFHLRSRNMQHRVIDNLAPLSVGDLIAGGNCTASELVRRITADGRGVLAIADLLDKLYSAGLIEEDLDDCFVSQASKDLPGRIEAANRAAPNMRVDHAEPR, from the coding sequence ATGCGCCCGTTTGCCGCGGAACGCTATCGCCAGATCTTTGACCGACGCATTCCCGAGCAGTTGCGCACGTTGTCACATATCAAGCGCTTCATGGAGCGGCTGGTAGGGGACCTTGGGTTCCGCAGGGAGCTTTCGGAAAATATTAACGCCCCTCGATTCGTAAGCGACCGTTACGGTATCGAAGTCGATCCGATGGAAATGTTGCCGCTCTGGCGCGGTACCCACCTGAAATACCGCTTTAAGCCGGAGTGTGCATCGTGGCCGCTGGCCGTGATGTGGGACGAGTATATAAGGGAGATGTTGCATCATCGCGACCTCTTGCGCGACGAAGGCGAAATGTCGAGGGTCAACCCGCGCTTTCATGCTTGGCGCGAGCGCCAAATCCGCCGCTGCAACGAGGAGTTAGGAGGATCAGCGATGTCGGTTACGCACCCCGTAATAGCTTTCGAGCTAAGCGAAGGCTGCAGCATCGGTTGTTGGTTCTGCGGCCTCTCGGCCGGTCGTTTCAAGGGATATTACGAATACAGCGAGGAGCATGCAGAGCTTTGGCGCGGCGTGGTTGGTGTCGCAAGCGAGATGTTTGGTTCGGCAGCCCGGACTGGCTTCTGCTACTGGGCCACGGATCCTATGGACAATCCGCAGTACGACCGCTTTCTGTTCGATTACTATCAGATCACAGGCGCGCTGCCACAAACAACAACAGCCGCCCCTCTCAAAGATCAGGCGCTCACCAGGCGCGTGCTCGAACTGTTTAGGCGATATCGTACTGTGACGAATCGCTTCTCGGTTCTGAGCACAACTCACCTCAACCAGATTCACGCGGCTTTTTCGCCTGAGGAGCTAATGGGCGTCGAACTCATTCTGCAGGGTAAAGAGGCGCTGACTGCAAAAGCGTTCGCCGGGCGCGCGCGAGAACGAAAGGAAAAGCTTAGAGATGCCAACAAAGACGATGCAATTGGGGTGCCGGAACGCAATCATACGACGATCGCCTGCGTTTCCGGCTTCCTTGTGAATATGCTGCGGGGGCGCGTGCAGTTAGTGACGCCGGTGCCAGGCAGCAGTCGCTGGCCTCTCGGTTACCGTGTTGTGGCTGAACATTTCTTCCGGACGGCCAACGAGTTCCATGACGGGCTGCAAAGAATAATCGATCAACATATGTTCGCATGTCTCCCTCCCGATCTGCCGATCCGATTCCGCAGAGACCTGCATTACGAGGCAGGGATCCCACACTTTCATCTTCGTTCACGCAACATGCAACACCGGGTAATCGACAACCTCGCTCCACTCTCCGTTGGCGATCTAATCGCGGGTGGCAACTGCACAGCGTCCGAGCTGGTTAGGCGGATCACAGCCGACGGAAGAGGCGTGCTTGCAATTGCTGACCTGCTGGACAAGCTGTACAGCGCTGGATTAATTGAGGAGGACCTCGACGATTGTTTCGTTTCGCAGGCCAGCAAGGACCTGCCGGGTCGCATCGAAGCGGCCAACCGCGCGGCTCCCAACATGCGAGTGGATCATGCCGAGCCGCGTTAA
- a CDS encoding NUDIX hydrolase yields the protein MRTKGDWKKIALAVVVRDRGPRRDVLVIERSGDDGRCPKWVFPGGKVEKQESVPDAARRELREETGVVAADAFLIGKRRHPVSGAHVHYVGFRAIESEAVNLTDSKVKAANWIPADKVHDVLGPTLYGAVANYISSPQLMLKF from the coding sequence ATGCGAACCAAGGGTGACTGGAAGAAGATCGCTTTGGCTGTCGTGGTTCGTGATCGCGGACCTCGCCGGGACGTGCTCGTTATTGAGCGCTCTGGCGACGATGGGCGTTGCCCAAAATGGGTGTTTCCCGGAGGCAAAGTCGAGAAGCAGGAGAGCGTTCCCGATGCAGCACGACGCGAATTGCGAGAAGAAACCGGGGTAGTTGCAGCTGACGCGTTTCTTATCGGTAAGAGGCGGCATCCGGTTTCAGGTGCCCACGTGCACTATGTCGGATTTCGGGCGATCGAGAGCGAGGCCGTGAATCTGACGGACTCGAAAGTCAAAGCAGCCAACTGGATTCCGGCAGACAAAGTGCACGATGTTCTCGGCCCAACGCTCTATGGAGCCGTCGCCAACTACATATCGTCTCCGCAATTGATGTTGAAATTTTAA
- a CDS encoding Nif11-like leader peptide family natural product precursor — protein sequence MSRAEVERFVNDLSNDANLLENVRPSATGLGSLVASGNSRGYTFTLDEAKDHLRSIGVQTATTKPFDTLASDTATSTVQSAEVVTSVVEAAEVTTTTVQDVEAATTVTAVAEAVVVLV from the coding sequence ATGTCACGAGCCGAGGTAGAGCGATTCGTCAATGATCTGTCAAATGACGCTAATCTGCTAGAAAACGTAAGGCCGAGCGCGACAGGTCTTGGGTCGCTTGTAGCGAGCGGAAATAGCCGCGGCTACACCTTCACCCTTGACGAAGCTAAAGACCACCTCCGATCGATCGGCGTACAGACGGCGACGACTAAGCCTTTCGACACGCTGGCAAGCGACACCGCGACTTCAACTGTGCAGTCAGCTGAGGTTGTTACCTCTGTTGTGGAGGCAGCAGAGGTCACCACCACCACGGTGCAAGACGTGGAAGCGGCCACTACCGTCACTGCGGTAGCTGAGGCAGTTGTGGTCTTAGTTTGA
- a CDS encoding transposase domain-containing protein: MATCKINDVNPVAYIAKTLTAIIAGHPQKRNRRPHAMAVPQNIYERLRRQHSKPDARGLRGEVDH, from the coding sequence GTGGCGACCTGTAAGATCAACGACGTCAACCCGGTCGCCTACATCGCCAAAACGCTCACGGCGATCATCGCCGGCCATCCCCAAAAGCGAAATCGACGACCTCATGCCATGGCGGTTCCGCAAAACATTTACGAGCGATTGCGACGCCAACATTCTAAGCCTGATGCGAGAGGGCTTCGCGGCGAGGTTGACCATTAA
- a CDS encoding recombinase family protein — protein MNELSKITAEHLRRCAIVYVRQSSTTQVEHNRESTARQYELAERAARLGWRRDQVKVIDEDLGISGSGLSERTGFARMTAEVGLGQVGIVLGLEVSRLARNNADWYRLLDLCGLTHTLIGDGDGIYHPGLFNDRLVLGLKGTMSEAEPHVLRARLLGGIRNKAARGELHRGLPVGLVRGDADGEVLLHPDQSVQAAIHAVFGRFAEFGSARRVWLWFRSQGLRFPLHSNSLVDLRWVAPTYTKIHQVLTNPFYAGVYVYGRTQQICYLDASGRIRKRIRQRDREQWPVFIRDHHAGYIDWNTFEANQKRLAQNIRPRPHQSGGAVREGAALLQGLAVCGHCGRRLAVHYSGRFSAPGYHCAGKNIVNGRGEYCLNIGGVQIDAAVAEAFLAALAPAGMDASLQAIEQFDADHETTLAQFRRDVERALQGAARRATLSRRGPGE, from the coding sequence ATGAACGAACTGAGCAAGATCACCGCTGAGCACCTACGCCGATGCGCAATCGTCTACGTGCGTCAGTCCAGTACGACGCAGGTCGAGCATAATCGCGAGTCCACTGCCCGTCAGTACGAGTTAGCCGAACGCGCCGCGCGGCTTGGTTGGCGACGCGATCAGGTGAAGGTCATCGATGAGGACCTCGGTATTTCCGGTTCCGGCCTTTCCGAGCGCACCGGCTTCGCGCGTATGACCGCGGAGGTCGGCCTCGGCCAGGTTGGCATCGTGCTCGGCTTGGAAGTCTCGCGACTAGCGCGCAATAATGCTGATTGGTACCGTCTGCTCGATCTATGTGGCCTGACCCACACGCTCATCGGTGATGGAGATGGGATTTATCATCCGGGCTTGTTCAATGACCGCCTGGTGCTCGGGCTCAAAGGTACGATGTCAGAGGCAGAGCCGCATGTGCTGCGTGCGCGCCTGCTCGGTGGCATCCGCAACAAGGCCGCACGCGGAGAACTGCACCGCGGGCTGCCGGTGGGCTTGGTACGGGGCGACGCCGACGGGGAGGTGCTGTTGCATCCTGACCAGTCGGTGCAAGCCGCGATCCATGCTGTCTTCGGCCGCTTTGCCGAATTCGGCTCGGCACGACGCGTGTGGCTGTGGTTCCGCTCGCAAGGCCTGCGCTTTCCGCTGCACTCCAACAGCCTTGTCGATCTCCGCTGGGTCGCCCCCACTTACACAAAGATCCACCAGGTCCTCACCAACCCGTTCTATGCCGGCGTTTATGTGTATGGCCGCACCCAGCAGATATGCTATCTCGATGCGAGCGGTCGAATCCGAAAGCGCATCAGACAACGCGACCGCGAGCAGTGGCCGGTGTTCATTCGTGACCATCATGCCGGATACATCGATTGGAATACCTTCGAGGCGAACCAGAAACGCCTGGCGCAGAACATCCGTCCTCGACCGCACCAGAGCGGGGGTGCCGTGAGAGAAGGCGCAGCACTCCTGCAAGGCCTCGCCGTATGCGGACACTGCGGTCGGCGCCTGGCCGTACACTACAGCGGCCGGTTCTCGGCGCCCGGATACCACTGCGCCGGCAAGAACATCGTCAACGGCCGGGGCGAGTACTGCCTCAACATCGGCGGTGTGCAGATTGATGCGGCTGTCGCCGAAGCGTTCCTTGCGGCTCTCGCGCCCGCAGGCATGGACGCCTCGCTCCAGGCGATCGAGCAATTCGACGCCGATCACGAGACGACTCTCGCGCAGTTCCGTCGCGACGTCGAGCGCGCGCTACAAGGCGCAGCGCGCCGAGCGACGCTATCGCGCCGTGGACCCGGAGAATAG
- a CDS encoding NUDIX domain-containing protein, which translates to MAEVIEETNVASFRIVVGIVCNDGKVLLVRRNKNTEGLNWMFPSGKKLPTDVEVDVIEKEVQEEAGIACTVAGKIGERVHPLTKFHCVYYHLEPAGDLPIINGDPVENSAVEWTPIGRAIRAVGAHLSPEVEKFLKTQVAKA; encoded by the coding sequence TTGGCGGAAGTTATCGAAGAAACGAACGTGGCGTCGTTTCGCATCGTCGTCGGCATCGTCTGCAATGACGGCAAGGTTCTGCTCGTTAGGCGGAACAAAAATACTGAGGGATTGAACTGGATGTTCCCTTCGGGAAAAAAGCTGCCCACGGACGTCGAAGTCGATGTCATCGAGAAGGAAGTGCAGGAAGAGGCTGGCATTGCCTGCACGGTGGCGGGGAAAATCGGCGAACGCGTGCATCCGCTCACAAAGTTTCATTGCGTATACTACCACCTCGAGCCGGCCGGTGATCTGCCAATCATCAATGGCGATCCTGTTGAGAATTCGGCAGTCGAGTGGACGCCCATAGGCCGAGCCATTCGTGCTGTAGGGGCTCATCTTTCTCCCGAGGTCGAGAAATTTCTCAAGACCCAGGTCGCGAAGGCCTAA
- a CDS encoding type I secretion system permease/ATPase translates to MATSSGDRRAREENRPPRAHELLRAGRGVLVGLGLITAMLNVLYLTGSFFMLEVYDRVVPSRSVPTLIGLTVLAVGLYLLQAFLEILRGRILIRMGEWLDRMFSARAYDVIARLPLCARASGDGLQPVHDLDHVRSYLSGLGPTALFDLPWIPFYLTICFLFHPMLGITALVGSLVLISLTLFTDRLTRAQTKETTQRVAQRNVLAEASRRNAEVLQAMGMRGHLATRWAEVNDSYMASQRRTADIAAGFGSTSKVLRMVLQSAVLGVGAYLVIRQEATAGIIIAGAILTSRALAPIELTIAHWKSLLRARQSWTRLQQYWVQLPAEEEKTPLPPPCRVFTVEAVSVLPPGEQRVVVREASFALKPGQGLGIVGPSASGKSSLVRAMVGVWAPLGGKVRLDGAALEQWNSEALGRHIGYLPQDIELFAGTVAQNIARFDPYADSEATIAAATAAGVHEMVLRLPNGYDTQIGEDGSSISAGQRQRIALARALYRDPFLLVLDEPNSNLDAEGDEALTRAMMAVRARRGIVIVVAHCTTALVAVDQLMVMSEGRVQALGPKDRLLAKMTLRSAPVPPRKVVIEEASQ, encoded by the coding sequence ATGGCGACAAGCTCTGGAGACCGCCGGGCGAGAGAAGAGAATCGGCCGCCGCGCGCGCACGAGCTGCTCCGCGCCGGCCGCGGCGTACTGGTCGGACTCGGCCTGATCACCGCGATGCTGAATGTTCTGTATTTGACAGGCTCCTTCTTTATGCTTGAAGTGTATGATCGCGTCGTGCCCAGCCGCAGTGTGCCGACGCTCATCGGCCTCACGGTGCTCGCAGTTGGCCTCTATTTGTTGCAGGCCTTCCTCGAGATTCTGCGCGGACGCATTCTCATCCGGATGGGCGAGTGGCTTGATCGTATGTTCTCGGCGCGAGCCTACGACGTCATCGCGCGCTTGCCGCTGTGCGCTAGGGCGAGCGGCGACGGACTGCAGCCGGTGCACGATCTTGATCACGTGCGCAGCTACCTCTCCGGGCTTGGCCCGACGGCTCTGTTCGACCTACCCTGGATCCCATTCTATCTCACAATCTGCTTCCTATTCCATCCAATGCTCGGGATCACGGCGCTGGTCGGCTCGCTGGTGCTGATTTCGTTGACTCTTTTCACCGACCGTCTGACGCGCGCGCAGACGAAGGAGACGACCCAGCGTGTGGCGCAGCGTAACGTACTGGCCGAGGCTAGCCGCCGAAACGCTGAGGTGCTGCAGGCCATGGGCATGCGCGGGCACCTCGCCACGCGGTGGGCCGAGGTCAACGACAGCTACATGGCCTCCCAGCGGCGTACTGCTGACATCGCTGCCGGCTTCGGCTCCACTTCCAAGGTCCTGCGCATGGTCCTGCAATCTGCTGTGCTTGGCGTCGGCGCTTATCTGGTTATTCGCCAAGAGGCAACCGCCGGAATAATCATCGCCGGGGCCATCCTCACGTCGCGCGCACTCGCCCCCATTGAACTCACCATCGCCCACTGGAAAAGCCTGCTTCGCGCCCGGCAGAGCTGGACACGTCTGCAGCAGTACTGGGTCCAGCTCCCGGCCGAGGAGGAGAAAACACCACTGCCGCCGCCGTGCAGAGTCTTCACCGTCGAGGCCGTCTCAGTACTGCCGCCCGGCGAACAGCGCGTGGTGGTGCGTGAAGCTTCCTTCGCACTGAAGCCAGGACAGGGCCTCGGCATCGTCGGCCCGAGCGCCTCGGGCAAGTCATCGCTGGTGCGGGCGATGGTTGGCGTGTGGGCGCCTTTGGGCGGCAAGGTGCGGCTCGATGGCGCCGCCCTCGAACAGTGGAATTCGGAGGCGCTCGGCCGACATATCGGCTATCTACCGCAGGACATCGAGCTGTTCGCGGGCACGGTAGCGCAAAACATCGCCCGGTTTGATCCCTACGCCGACTCGGAGGCGACGATCGCCGCCGCAACCGCGGCCGGTGTGCACGAGATGGTGCTGCGACTGCCGAACGGCTACGACACGCAAATTGGCGAGGACGGATCGTCAATCTCTGCAGGGCAACGCCAGCGCATCGCGCTCGCGCGGGCGCTCTACCGCGATCCGTTCCTGCTAGTACTCGACGAACCCAACTCCAATCTCGACGCTGAGGGCGACGAAGCCCTGACACGAGCCATGATGGCAGTGCGAGCGCGGCGCGGCATTGTCATTGTCGTCGCACATTGCACCACCGCGCTCGTCGCGGTGGACCAGCTAATGGTGATGTCTGAGGGGCGCGTGCAGGCGCTTGGGCCGAAGGATCGGCTGCTGGCCAAGATGACCCTGCGTTCGGCACCAGTACCACCGCGTAAGGTGGTAATCGAGGAGGCGAGCCAATGA
- a CDS encoding papain-like cysteine protease family protein, with product MRRSGDCACWYASACMVSYYFRAGPRLGLPMLWRPDLGLPRNCFDDLALIEGLEWLEKPYGGFTPNFIAETLRRRGPIWAAVTLAPEDKHVVVLTGVRGYTLHFNDPQPPERAEIGFFDLELDALCVKNRDWP from the coding sequence ATGCGGCGGTCTGGGGATTGCGCGTGTTGGTATGCTTCCGCTTGTATGGTGTCCTATTACTTTCGCGCGGGGCCCCGCCTGGGTTTGCCCATGCTTTGGCGGCCCGACTTAGGCCTCCCCCGAAACTGTTTTGACGATTTGGCTTTGATCGAAGGATTGGAGTGGCTCGAAAAGCCATATGGCGGATTTACCCCAAATTTCATCGCCGAGACGTTGCGGAGGCGAGGGCCAATCTGGGCTGCGGTAACGCTAGCACCGGAGGATAAGCATGTAGTGGTACTGACCGGCGTGCGTGGATATACGCTACACTTCAATGATCCCCAACCCCCAGAGCGTGCAGAGATTGGCTTCTTTGATCTTGAGCTCGACGCGCTTTGCGTCAAGAACCGCGATTGGCCGTGA
- a CDS encoding HlyD family type I secretion periplasmic adaptor subunit: MKRDPVGAVSLSIRRHMCAALAGVIVLAGGFGAWAATTELSGAVIASGMLVVDSYIKKVQHPTGGVVTRLNVREGAEVKAGDVVVRLDETVTRANLLILIKNLTELAARQARLEAERDDENHLDLPAELAARALDPDVARVIAGERELFELRRAASAGKKAQLNERTGQLLEQIRGLDEQIQAKDRETTFISRELTGVRELWSKHLVQITRVTALERDATRLHGERGALVAAIAEARGRITETTLRIMQVDQDLRTEVGRELAEIRAKTAELVEKRVAAEDQLNRVDIRAPQDGTVHQLAVHTVSGVISAGEPIMLIVPARDCLVVEVHIAPEEIDRVSLGQPVLLRFTALNQRTTPQLNGEVVHMSADVTVNEKSGASFYLARIAVPSGQVARLKSVKLIAGMPVEAFIQTGQRTVMSYLVKPLSDQLMHAWRER, encoded by the coding sequence ATGAAGCGCGACCCGGTGGGCGCGGTTTCGCTCTCGATCCGCCGGCACATGTGCGCCGCCCTCGCGGGTGTCATTGTGCTCGCCGGCGGCTTCGGCGCCTGGGCAGCCACGACCGAACTTTCCGGTGCGGTTATTGCGTCCGGCATGCTAGTGGTCGACAGCTATATCAAGAAGGTACAGCACCCGACTGGCGGCGTTGTCACCCGACTCAACGTGCGTGAGGGCGCCGAGGTGAAGGCCGGTGACGTGGTGGTGCGGCTTGATGAGACGGTAACGCGCGCCAATCTCCTGATCCTCATTAAGAACCTGACCGAACTGGCGGCGCGCCAAGCTAGACTCGAGGCAGAGCGCGACGACGAAAATCACCTCGACCTTCCCGCCGAGCTTGCCGCGCGCGCGTTAGATCCGGACGTAGCGCGGGTGATCGCCGGCGAGCGCGAGCTATTTGAGCTTCGGCGCGCCGCCAGCGCCGGCAAGAAAGCGCAACTCAACGAGCGCACGGGCCAACTTCTGGAGCAGATCCGTGGGCTGGATGAGCAGATTCAGGCGAAAGATCGCGAGACAACGTTCATCAGCCGGGAGCTCACCGGCGTCCGCGAGTTGTGGAGCAAGCACCTCGTCCAGATCACGCGGGTCACGGCCCTCGAGCGAGACGCAACGCGCCTGCACGGTGAACGGGGCGCGCTGGTCGCCGCGATCGCCGAAGCCAGAGGCCGGATTACCGAGACCACGCTGCGGATCATGCAGGTCGATCAGGATCTCCGCACTGAAGTGGGACGGGAACTCGCCGAGATTCGTGCAAAGACCGCGGAACTGGTCGAGAAACGAGTGGCCGCTGAGGATCAGCTCAACCGTGTGGACATCCGCGCGCCACAGGACGGCACGGTGCATCAGCTAGCAGTCCACACTGTCAGCGGTGTCATCAGTGCCGGCGAGCCAATCATGCTAATAGTTCCCGCCCGAGACTGCCTTGTCGTAGAGGTGCACATCGCTCCGGAGGAAATTGATCGTGTATCACTGGGCCAGCCTGTGCTGTTACGTTTCACGGCTCTCAACCAGCGCACCACTCCGCAGCTCAACGGCGAAGTGGTCCACATGTCCGCCGATGTCACGGTAAATGAGAAGAGCGGAGCAAGCTTCTATCTGGCCCGCATCGCCGTACCAAGCGGGCAGGTCGCACGGCTAAAGAGCGTGAAGCTGATCGCCGGGATGCCCGTCGAAGCCTTCATTCAAACCGGTCAGCGCACAGTCATGTCTTACCTTGTCAAGCCGCTTTCGGATCAGTTGATGCACGCTTGGCGTGAGCGGTAA